A DNA window from Flavisolibacter ginsenosidimutans contains the following coding sequences:
- a CDS encoding sulfite exporter TauE/SafE family protein, translating into MSTKKTTMSGQIVLLLLLIGLAAGILSGLVGVGGGIIIVPALMFFVGFSQKEAQGTSLGLLLLPIGILAVINYYNQKLIDVKVVGMMALGFLVGGYLGSKLALVISENALKKIFAVVLFYTAFKMLGFDLVAFVANGIKKIF; encoded by the coding sequence GTGTCAACCAAAAAAACAACCATGTCGGGACAAATTGTTTTGCTACTCTTGCTCATTGGTTTGGCGGCCGGCATTCTGAGCGGACTTGTAGGCGTGGGCGGCGGCATCATCATCGTTCCCGCCCTGATGTTTTTTGTAGGCTTCTCGCAAAAAGAAGCACAGGGAACTTCGCTCGGCCTGTTGCTCTTGCCCATTGGTATTTTAGCCGTTATCAATTATTACAACCAAAAACTAATTGACGTAAAAGTAGTGGGCATGATGGCTTTGGGCTTTTTGGTTGGCGGCTATTTGGGCAGCAAGCTGGCATTGGTTATTTCGGAAAATGCCTTGAAGAAAATTTTTGCCGTGGTGCTTTTTTACACGGCCTTCAAGATGCTGGGTTTTGATTTGGTTGCGTTTGTTGCCAACGGCATTAAAAAAATCTTTTAG
- a CDS encoding C40 family peptidase, with protein MNFMQTAICLLPVIPMRKEPSHRSEMVSQLLFGEYVKTGEEKNEFVLVKCDYDGYEGWVQAKQLSAVNGNEILQTDVYTASFATPATKNNTMLYVPYGSSVFQQRGFGFKAAGFDLTYLLQPQQTWNSKQQKLTVESLEAAYQPYLNAPYLWGGKSVYGTDCSGFAQQIFKLFGVKLLRDAYLQAEQGTAVASLPEAQLGDLAFFQNEKGRVTHVGIVLNEGKIVHASGEVRIDQIDANGILNSLSGERTHVMHSIRRFSF; from the coding sequence ATGAATTTCATGCAAACCGCTATTTGTTTGTTACCGGTGATACCTATGCGCAAGGAACCGTCGCACCGCAGCGAAATGGTGAGCCAACTTTTGTTTGGCGAATACGTAAAAACGGGAGAGGAGAAGAATGAATTTGTGCTTGTCAAATGCGATTATGACGGTTACGAAGGCTGGGTGCAGGCAAAACAATTATCGGCCGTGAACGGAAACGAAATCTTACAAACGGATGTTTACACGGCAAGTTTCGCTACGCCGGCTACAAAGAACAACACAATGCTTTATGTGCCTTACGGAAGTTCTGTTTTTCAACAGCGCGGCTTTGGTTTTAAAGCGGCGGGCTTTGATCTGACCTATCTTCTCCAACCGCAGCAAACATGGAACAGCAAACAACAGAAGTTAACGGTTGAGTCGCTGGAAGCTGCTTATCAGCCTTATTTAAACGCACCTTACTTGTGGGGCGGCAAATCGGTTTACGGCACCGACTGCAGCGGCTTTGCGCAGCAAATTTTTAAACTCTTTGGGGTGAAGCTTTTGCGTGATGCGTATTTGCAGGCAGAACAAGGCACTGCGGTTGCCTCTTTACCCGAAGCGCAGCTTGGTGATTTGGCTTTTTTTCAAAATGAAAAAGGGAGAGTGACGCATGTGGGCATTGTACTGAATGAAGGAAAGATTGTTCATGCCTCGGGAGAGGTGAGAATTGATCAGATTGACGCAAACGGAATTTTGAATTCACTATCAGGAGAGCGAACGCATGTAATGCACTCTATTCGCCGCTTTTCTTTTTAA
- a CDS encoding SDR family NAD(P)-dependent oxidoreductase: MRFTDKVCLITGAGSGIGRATAQRMASEGGKVVVIDRNADGGNETVKMIKDAGGDALFAMCDVGKEDEIEAAVKLALNTWNRIDVMVNNAAMMTFKPIVDITVQEWDTVMAVNLRSVFLFCKLCIPHIQGGAIVNVSSVHAHETTANVVPYASSKGAMEAFIRGVSLEHPRKQVRINCVAPGAVDTPMLWNNPNVKSGAEKVEGEIGKPEELAAAIAFLASDDASFINGTTLIVDGGRLDIL, encoded by the coding sequence ATGCGATTTACTGACAAGGTTTGTTTGATAACCGGGGCAGGTTCAGGCATTGGCCGGGCAACGGCGCAACGGATGGCTTCGGAAGGAGGGAAGGTAGTGGTGATAGACCGCAATGCAGACGGCGGCAACGAAACAGTAAAAATGATTAAAGACGCGGGGGGAGATGCGTTATTTGCCATGTGCGATGTGGGCAAAGAAGATGAGATTGAAGCTGCGGTAAAACTTGCTTTAAACACATGGAACCGCATTGACGTAATGGTGAACAATGCGGCCATGATGACCTTTAAACCCATTGTGGACATAACCGTACAGGAATGGGATACAGTGATGGCGGTGAATCTTCGCTCGGTGTTTTTGTTTTGCAAGTTGTGCATTCCGCACATTCAGGGCGGAGCCATTGTGAACGTGAGTTCGGTGCATGCACACGAAACAACCGCGAACGTTGTGCCTTATGCAAGCAGCAAAGGCGCCATGGAAGCCTTTATACGCGGCGTGAGTTTGGAACATCCACGCAAGCAAGTGCGCATCAACTGCGTGGCGCCGGGTGCGGTGGACACGCCCATGCTTTGGAACAATCCCAACGTAAAAAGCGGCGCAGAAAAAGTGGAAGGCGAAATTGGCAAACCCGAAGAACTGGCGGCGGCCATTGCGTTCTTGGCTTCTGACGATGCATCTTTTATTAATGGAACGACGTTGATTGTTGACGGAGGTCGGCTGGACATTCTTTGA
- a CDS encoding PhoH family protein, protein MRETIINLETVNPIEFFGVNNGKLDILKKKFPLLKILSRGTQLKLSGAPEQVDGAKEKIDLIVQYLQRNGHMSENYFEQILGGDDAETIDNFVERNPNDILVFGPNGKTVRARTANQKRLVTASEKNDIVFAIGPAGTGKTYTAVAMAVRALKNKAVKKIILTRPAVEAGESLGFLPGDLKEKIDPYLRPLYDALDDMIPADKLGYYMSTRTIEIAPLAYMRGRTLDNCFIILDEAQNATDLQLKMFLTRIGAAGKAIITGDLTQVDLPKNQKSGLAKASRILKNVDGIGYIELDEEDVVRHKLVKAILKAYDKEHQREMEIEEHEKKERKERRYYDRDKEQQA, encoded by the coding sequence TTGAGAGAGACAATTATTAACCTTGAAACCGTTAACCCTATAGAGTTCTTTGGTGTAAATAACGGCAAACTAGACATTCTGAAAAAAAAATTCCCCCTCCTGAAAATCCTTTCCCGCGGCACGCAATTAAAGCTCAGCGGCGCACCGGAGCAGGTGGATGGAGCAAAGGAAAAGATTGATCTTATTGTGCAATATCTTCAACGCAACGGCCACATGAGTGAAAATTATTTTGAACAGATTTTGGGCGGTGACGATGCTGAAACAATTGACAACTTCGTAGAGCGAAATCCGAACGACATTCTAGTGTTTGGCCCCAACGGCAAAACCGTTCGTGCCCGTACTGCCAACCAAAAACGGTTGGTGACCGCTTCGGAAAAGAACGACATTGTTTTTGCGATTGGTCCTGCTGGTACGGGTAAAACCTATACCGCTGTTGCAATGGCAGTAAGAGCACTAAAGAATAAGGCTGTAAAGAAAATTATTCTTACACGTCCCGCGGTGGAAGCCGGCGAAAGCCTTGGTTTTTTACCGGGTGATTTAAAAGAAAAGATTGATCCTTACCTGCGGCCTTTGTACGATGCGCTGGACGACATGATACCGGCTGACAAACTTGGGTACTACATGAGCACCCGCACCATTGAGATTGCGCCGCTGGCGTACATGCGCGGCCGTACGCTCGACAATTGCTTCATCATTCTGGATGAAGCACAAAACGCGACCGACCTGCAATTAAAAATGTTCCTGACCCGTATCGGTGCGGCCGGCAAGGCCATTATCACCGGCGATCTCACGCAGGTGGATTTGCCCAAAAACCAAAAGAGCGGTTTGGCAAAAGCCAGCCGTATTTTGAAAAATGTTGACGGCATTGGATACATTGAATTAGACGAAGAAGACGTGGTGCGCCACAAACTGGTGAAGGCCATTTTAAAAGCCTACGACAAAGAGCACCAACGGGAAATGGAAATAGAAGAACACGAAAAAAAGGAACGCAAAGAGCGTCGCTATTATGACAGGGACAAGGAGCAACAAGCTTAA
- a CDS encoding nuclear transport factor 2 family protein: MLKKIVFNTCLLLLVACNNDSESTSAAPPENDVDAARTFIRSALDGRWKDAKRLIVQDSINIGDLDATEQNYTQHMNVTDQRGYRESQIRIFDTRKQGDSISIVTYANTYKNQKDSIKVVKQNGAWLVDLKYSFPNNRQQ, encoded by the coding sequence ATGCTGAAAAAAATCGTTTTCAATACATGTCTGCTGCTGCTTGTTGCCTGTAACAACGACAGCGAAAGCACGTCTGCCGCACCGCCGGAGAACGACGTGGACGCTGCACGCACCTTCATCCGCAGCGCATTGGACGGACGTTGGAAAGATGCAAAACGGTTGATCGTGCAGGATTCAATCAACATTGGCGACCTGGATGCAACCGAGCAGAATTACACGCAGCACATGAACGTAACTGATCAGCGCGGCTACCGTGAATCGCAGATACGCATCTTTGACACCAGAAAGCAGGGTGATTCGATCAGCATCGTCACGTATGCCAATACATACAAGAACCAGAAAGATTCCATTAAAGTGGTAAAGCAAAACGGGGCTTGGCTGGTGGACTTGAAATATTCGTTTCCAAACAACCGGCAGCAATGA
- a CDS encoding PAS domain S-box protein, with amino-acid sequence MSELLLSQAEHLPATTDSLPESAGIEREFYNMLMQAPAAILVLYGPQYVVEFANDLYFSITGRTPQELLQKPVFEVVTVASAQFFQDILDRVRSSGQPFKLNEHKTFIKRSDGTETIWLNVVYQPLKALNGAVERIMVLVTDVTEDVFNRQKQEAEEILLRKTKEQLELSISIGHIGVWHWDVKADVLTWSKEQLALYGIRPGEFGGHIKDFHRFVLPEDLHLLKGTAQNERQAGGDYEYQFRIKRTDGEVRWIQGRSRSFYNSNGEVEYRTGVNIDITEQKEAERSLQQSEERFRSTFDNAAVGIAHVSPDGSWLDVNERLCAIVGYTKEELLSSTFQRITHPDDLNDDLRLLQEVLAGERESYTLEKRYIHRSGSVVWINLTVSLVRHDDGMPKYFISVVEDIGERKRAEEKILESEERLSLVIEAASLGLWDYDIRTGVAAISEHTRRFYNLPKDEPFTFERFLASIHPADRDWVAERNRRVLFEHDSPTSYFAEYRVIRNDGAIRWMRSTGKVLLNENGERYRFTGAIMDVTDEILSTQAIQESEARYRKLASTLEGLVAERTTELQQSQAFLQSVLDTTQNGITTYSPIRNRQGEIVDFRISFINNMVSKDLGMLPVDITGRSVSEVFPQAFENGAFGYLIHFIETGEGGQREIVHKEQNDELYFHLSLARMDEGVTVTVRNITEQKRAAQQLEELNRQLQEINAELQRSNEDLQQFAHVASHDLKEPIRKVRTFGSRLEEEYAAMLPERGKLYLQKMLFSAERMFGLIDGVLNYSTINSLESSFEKVALNELIGHIESDLEVVLQKSSARINKENLPEVHGSPVLLNQLFYNLLTNALKFSKAGVPPLINIGVKQVLGKVVKAVSSAEKEKTFIQISICDNGIGFRPEHAEKIFKTFTRLNSRDRYEGTGLGLALCKKIVERHHGYIYATGSEGEGACFYVLLPV; translated from the coding sequence ATGAGCGAATTACTTCTGTCGCAGGCGGAACATTTGCCCGCAACCACTGATTCTTTACCGGAAAGTGCCGGCATTGAGCGGGAGTTTTACAACATGCTGATGCAGGCACCGGCCGCTATCTTAGTTCTTTACGGACCACAATACGTTGTTGAATTTGCCAACGACCTTTATTTCTCCATTACTGGAAGAACGCCGCAGGAACTCCTGCAAAAGCCAGTTTTTGAAGTGGTTACAGTGGCTTCAGCACAATTCTTCCAGGATATTCTTGACAGGGTTCGTTCTTCGGGGCAACCTTTTAAGCTCAACGAACACAAAACTTTCATTAAACGAAGCGACGGGACGGAAACAATCTGGCTCAACGTGGTTTACCAGCCACTGAAAGCGCTCAACGGAGCGGTTGAGCGCATTATGGTTTTGGTAACCGATGTCACCGAGGATGTATTTAACCGGCAGAAGCAAGAAGCCGAAGAAATCCTGCTGCGTAAAACAAAGGAGCAGCTTGAGTTAAGCATCAGCATTGGCCACATCGGGGTTTGGCACTGGGATGTAAAGGCTGACGTACTTACCTGGAGCAAGGAGCAACTGGCGCTTTACGGCATAAGGCCGGGAGAATTCGGCGGTCACATAAAGGATTTTCACCGCTTTGTTTTACCGGAAGATTTGCATCTTTTAAAAGGTACAGCTCAAAACGAGCGGCAGGCTGGAGGCGATTATGAATACCAGTTTCGCATAAAACGTACCGATGGGGAAGTGCGATGGATACAAGGACGGTCGCGTTCATTTTACAACAGCAACGGCGAAGTAGAATACCGCACCGGCGTAAACATTGACATTACGGAACAGAAGGAAGCCGAACGATCCTTGCAACAAAGTGAAGAACGCTTTCGCAGCACCTTCGACAATGCGGCTGTCGGCATTGCTCACGTATCACCCGACGGGAGCTGGCTTGATGTCAACGAGCGTCTTTGCGCCATTGTTGGTTATACAAAAGAAGAACTTCTTTCTTCCACGTTTCAACGCATCACGCATCCCGATGACCTAAACGACGATTTGCGGTTGTTGCAGGAAGTGTTGGCAGGCGAAAGAGAAAGCTATACGCTTGAAAAACGTTACATACACAGGTCGGGAAGTGTTGTGTGGATTAACCTTACAGTATCGCTTGTACGGCATGATGACGGTATGCCAAAATATTTCATCTCTGTTGTTGAAGACATCGGCGAACGTAAACGTGCCGAAGAAAAAATACTGGAGAGTGAAGAACGTTTGAGCCTCGTAATTGAAGCGGCCAGCCTCGGCCTTTGGGACTATGATATTCGTACAGGCGTTGCCGCCATATCGGAGCACACACGCCGGTTTTACAATCTTCCCAAAGACGAGCCCTTTACGTTTGAACGCTTTCTTGCTTCCATACATCCCGCTGACCGCGATTGGGTGGCTGAACGCAACCGCCGGGTTTTGTTTGAACACGACAGTCCAACGTCTTACTTCGCTGAATACCGTGTTATTCGAAACGACGGTGCTATACGCTGGATGCGTTCAACCGGTAAAGTGTTGCTGAACGAAAATGGAGAACGCTACCGCTTTACTGGGGCGATTATGGACGTTACGGATGAAATCCTTTCTACGCAGGCGATACAGGAAAGTGAAGCCCGTTACCGCAAACTCGCTTCAACTCTTGAGGGATTGGTGGCAGAACGCACAACGGAGCTTCAACAGTCGCAAGCCTTTCTGCAATCGGTGCTTGACACCACACAAAACGGCATTACCACTTATTCACCCATCCGTAACCGGCAGGGCGAGATTGTGGATTTTCGCATTTCCTTCATCAACAACATGGTGTCAAAAGATCTGGGAATGCTGCCTGTTGATATAACTGGGAGAAGTGTAAGCGAGGTTTTTCCGCAAGCATTTGAAAACGGCGCCTTTGGTTACCTGATTCATTTCATTGAAACCGGCGAGGGCGGACAGCGGGAAATTGTTCACAAAGAGCAAAACGATGAACTTTACTTTCACCTTTCGCTGGCACGTATGGACGAAGGCGTGACCGTTACCGTACGAAACATAACCGAACAAAAAAGGGCTGCGCAGCAACTCGAAGAACTGAACCGGCAGCTTCAGGAAATCAATGCAGAACTGCAACGGTCAAACGAAGACTTGCAGCAATTTGCACACGTGGCTTCGCACGATTTGAAAGAGCCCATTCGCAAGGTGCGCACCTTCGGCAGTCGCCTGGAAGAAGAATACGCGGCCATGTTGCCTGAACGCGGTAAACTTTACCTTCAAAAAATGTTGTTCTCTGCCGAGCGCATGTTTGGTTTGATTGACGGCGTACTCAATTACTCAACCATCAACTCGCTGGAAAGTTCTTTTGAAAAAGTGGCTCTGAATGAACTGATTGGCCACATTGAAAGTGACCTGGAAGTAGTGTTGCAGAAAAGCAGTGCCCGCATCAACAAAGAAAATTTACCCGAAGTGCACGGTTCGCCGGTTTTGCTCAACCAGCTTTTTTACAATTTGCTTACCAATGCGCTGAAGTTTTCAAAAGCCGGCGTGCCGCCGCTGATTAACATCGGCGTGAAGCAGGTTTTGGGAAAGGTCGTGAAAGCAGTTTCGTCTGCTGAAAAAGAAAAAACTTTTATACAAATAAGTATTTGCGACAACGGCATTGGCTTTAGGCCTGAACACGCCGAAAAAATTTTTAAAACCTTCACCCGCTTAAATTCCCGCGACCGGTATGAAGGCACGGGACTTGGATTAGCTTTGTGCAAAAAAATTGTCGAACGGCATCACGGCTATATTTATGCCACAGGCAGCGAAGGCGAAGGCGCATGTTTTTATGTGCTATTGCCGGTGTAA
- a CDS encoding DUF190 domain-containing protein, which translates to MNLQGNAKLLRIFTGEDDRLGHHLLYEKIVLAAREQGIAGATVIKGILSYGASSRLHRSRLIELSEDLPVVIEIVDSAEKINAFFPLVNDLFEQCGKGGLITLENVDVIYYRSKKQA; encoded by the coding sequence ATGAACCTTCAAGGAAACGCAAAGCTGTTGCGCATTTTTACCGGCGAAGACGATCGGCTTGGCCACCACCTGCTTTATGAAAAGATTGTTCTGGCGGCAAGAGAACAGGGCATTGCCGGCGCAACCGTCATCAAGGGCATTTTGTCGTACGGCGCCAGCAGCCGCCTGCACCGCTCCCGTTTGATTGAACTCTCCGAAGACCTTCCCGTGGTGATAGAAATAGTAGACAGTGCTGAGAAGATAAACGCCTTTTTTCCCTTGGTGAACGATTTGTTTGAACAATGTGGCAAAGGCGGATTGATAACGCTTGAAAACGTTGATGTGATTTACTACCGTTCAAAAAAACAAGCATGA
- a CDS encoding histidine phosphatase family protein: MKNFLGLLLLLPCSLCIFFCSEGQSSSAAATAGKKIIIIRHGEKPDDGDNLSCKGFNRALQLTQVLYSKFGLPAAIYVPSLHTGKKTSTARMYQTIVPFAIKYNLTVNSKFDVDDAEGLAGALKQNEGTSLVVWEHKNINDITKALGVQQKLKWDDADFDSIWIVTLSATGATVSMDKEGITPKDACP, from the coding sequence ATGAAAAATTTTCTTGGCCTCTTGCTACTCTTACCCTGCAGCTTGTGCATTTTTTTCTGCTCCGAAGGACAAAGTTCCTCAGCCGCCGCAACAGCCGGTAAAAAAATCATCATTATTCGGCACGGAGAAAAACCCGACGACGGCGACAACCTTTCGTGCAAAGGCTTCAACAGGGCTTTGCAGTTGACGCAAGTTCTCTATAGCAAGTTCGGCTTGCCCGCCGCCATCTATGTGCCTTCGCTTCACACCGGGAAAAAAACAAGCACGGCACGCATGTATCAAACCATTGTTCCCTTCGCCATTAAATACAATCTTACAGTGAATTCAAAATTTGATGTGGACGATGCCGAAGGGCTTGCCGGTGCACTTAAACAAAACGAGGGCACAAGCCTGGTGGTGTGGGAACACAAAAACATCAACGACATCACAAAAGCACTGGGCGTGCAGCAAAAACTAAAATGGGATGATGCTGACTTTGACAGCATCTGGATTGTAACACTCAGCGCTACCGGCGCCACCGTTTCGATGGACAAAGAAGGCATTACACCAAAAGATGCCTGTCCCTAA
- a CDS encoding inorganic diphosphatase: protein MIKHVIHPWHGVSYGEDAPKIVKALIEISQGSRTKYEIDKETGLLKLDRVIYSSFHYPVNYGFIPQTLGWDGDPLDILVLCSQSIQPLCLVDATVIGNMQMIDSGEYDDKIIAVAANDPSVNHITNMEELPRHFISELRNYFEQYKVLESKEVRIENFQDKDDAYRIINEAIAHYKTQYA, encoded by the coding sequence ATGATAAAACACGTAATTCATCCCTGGCACGGCGTCTCCTACGGCGAAGACGCACCAAAGATTGTAAAGGCATTGATTGAAATTTCGCAAGGCTCGCGAACAAAATATGAAATAGACAAGGAAACGGGTTTGCTCAAATTAGACCGCGTGATTTACTCGTCGTTTCATTACCCGGTCAATTACGGTTTTATTCCGCAAACGCTTGGCTGGGATGGCGATCCGCTTGACATTCTGGTATTGTGCAGCCAAAGCATTCAACCACTATGTTTGGTGGATGCCACCGTCATCGGTAACATGCAAATGATTGACAGCGGCGAGTACGATGACAAGATCATCGCTGTGGCTGCAAACGATCCATCGGTAAACCACATTACCAATATGGAAGAACTGCCACGGCATTTCATTTCCGAATTGCGCAATTATTTCGAGCAATACAAGGTGCTGGAGAGTAAAGAAGTGCGCATTGAAAACTTCCAGGACAAGGACGATGCCTACCGCATCATTAACGAAGCCATTGCGCACTATAAAACTCAATACGCATAA
- a CDS encoding RNA polymerase sigma factor, with the protein MKTARYDHITDAELLDYFYADGNGEWIGILLQRYTLLLLGVCMKYLKDETEAKDCVQQIFLKVLTEVPKYKIDYFKSWLYMVAKNHCLMRLRDKGNRAVKELSDNHATDAEADKQLLQENETTYEMLEEAIAELSEEQRSCVTLFYLQKQSYQQIADRTGYTLMRVKSYIQNGKRNLKIILEQKLKQSGRTRG; encoded by the coding sequence ATGAAGACAGCTCGCTACGACCATATCACCGACGCAGAACTCCTGGATTATTTCTATGCCGATGGCAACGGAGAATGGATCGGCATTTTGTTGCAACGCTACACGCTTTTGTTATTGGGCGTTTGCATGAAGTATCTCAAAGACGAAACGGAAGCAAAGGATTGCGTGCAGCAAATTTTTTTGAAAGTGCTTACCGAAGTGCCGAAGTATAAAATTGACTACTTCAAATCCTGGTTGTACATGGTGGCAAAAAACCATTGCCTCATGCGCCTGCGCGACAAGGGAAACCGTGCAGTAAAAGAACTTAGCGACAACCACGCAACAGATGCGGAAGCCGACAAGCAGCTTTTACAGGAAAACGAAACCACGTATGAAATGCTGGAAGAAGCCATTGCGGAACTCAGCGAAGAGCAACGAAGCTGCGTTACGCTTTTTTACCTGCAAAAACAAAGCTACCAGCAGATTGCTGACCGAACCGGTTATACGCTGATGCGGGTAAAAAGCTACATCCAAAACGGAAAACGTAATTTGAAAATAATTTTGGAGCAAAAGCTCAAACAAAGCGGCCGCACACGAGGATGA
- the crcB gene encoding fluoride efflux transporter CrcB, giving the protein MMQIVVVAVGGAAGSVLRYTLQKWINETYLQSFPLATFLINVTGCLLIGIFYAMAEKGNLLTPLVRLLLVTGFCGGFTTFSTFAFENMNLLRSGDLFYFALYALGSLVLGVLAVYLGVFLVQKIGA; this is encoded by the coding sequence ATGATGCAGATCGTTGTTGTAGCCGTGGGTGGAGCGGCGGGAAGCGTTTTGCGTTATACCCTGCAGAAGTGGATAAACGAAACGTACCTGCAAAGTTTTCCGCTTGCAACGTTTCTTATCAACGTTACCGGCTGTCTTTTAATTGGAATTTTTTATGCAATGGCAGAAAAGGGAAACCTGTTAACACCGCTCGTCCGCCTGCTGCTGGTTACCGGGTTTTGCGGCGGCTTTACCACGTTTTCTACGTTTGCTTTTGAAAACATGAATCTGTTGCGAAGCGGCGATCTTTTTTACTTTGCCTTGTACGCTTTGGGAAGTTTGGTTTTGGGTGTGTTGGCCGTGTATTTGGGCGTTTTTCTCGTTCAAAAAATTGGCGCATGA
- a CDS encoding family 1 glycosylhydrolase, whose product MASNKFMFATGIENSYPTIVLPDGKTLRVDEMEKCGHYENWQRDFELVKELGICFLRYGPPLYKTFLGPGKYDWSFSDEVFQKLDELDIEPIVDLCHFGVPDWIGNFQNPDFPAYFAEYAKAFAQRFPKLQFYTPVNEIFIAATFSGLYGWWNERMTNDRAFVTALKNLCKANVMAMQAILEVQPEATFIQSESSEYFHPMKPEAQKVANFYNERRFLSLDLTYGYPLNVHMYEYLLDNGMTREEYHWFEDNQVSARCIMGNDYYITNEHLVRPDGTTEPSGEIFGYYVITHQYFSRYRLPIMHTETNINMPDSVEWFYKEWANVHRLKQDGVPIVGFTWYSLTHQVDWDTALRENNGNVNPLGLYDLDRKQMSVGRAYKKIIDQWKDVLANESYGLHFRR is encoded by the coding sequence ATGGCTTCCAACAAATTCATGTTTGCTACCGGCATTGAAAACAGTTATCCTACCATTGTTCTGCCCGATGGAAAAACGCTTCGCGTAGATGAAATGGAAAAATGCGGACACTACGAGAATTGGCAACGCGATTTTGAATTGGTAAAAGAACTCGGCATTTGCTTTTTGCGTTACGGCCCCCCGCTTTACAAAACCTTTCTTGGCCCTGGAAAATATGATTGGTCGTTCAGCGACGAAGTCTTTCAAAAGTTAGACGAATTGGACATTGAACCCATCGTTGACCTCTGTCATTTTGGTGTACCCGATTGGATCGGCAATTTTCAAAACCCCGACTTCCCGGCCTACTTCGCCGAATACGCCAAAGCCTTTGCGCAACGCTTTCCCAAACTGCAATTTTATACGCCGGTCAACGAAATTTTTATTGCGGCAACCTTCTCCGGCTTGTATGGTTGGTGGAACGAAAGGATGACAAACGACCGTGCCTTTGTAACGGCTTTGAAAAACTTGTGCAAGGCAAACGTGATGGCCATGCAAGCCATTTTGGAAGTACAGCCGGAGGCTACGTTCATTCAAAGCGAATCATCGGAATATTTTCATCCGATGAAGCCAGAAGCACAAAAAGTTGCCAACTTTTACAACGAGCGGCGCTTTCTTTCTCTTGACCTTACTTACGGGTATCCGCTGAACGTGCACATGTACGAATACCTGCTCGACAACGGCATGACCCGCGAGGAATACCATTGGTTTGAAGACAACCAGGTTTCGGCGCGGTGCATTATGGGCAATGATTATTACATCACCAACGAACACCTTGTGCGTCCTGATGGAACAACGGAGCCTTCGGGAGAGATTTTCGGTTATTACGTCATCACGCACCAATATTTCAGCCGCTACCGTTTGCCCATCATGCACACCGAAACCAACATCAACATGCCCGACAGCGTAGAATGGTTTTACAAAGAATGGGCAAACGTGCACCGCTTAAAACAAGACGGCGTGCCCATTGTAGGTTTTACCTGGTATAGCTTAACGCACCAGGTAGATTGGGACACGGCGCTTCGCGAAAACAACGGCAACGTAAACCCACTTGGCCTGTACGATTTAGACCGGAAGCAAATGTCCGTTGGCCGTGCCTATAAAAAAATTATTGATCAATGGAAAGACGTGCTGGCAAACGAAAGTTACGGGCTGCATTTTCGGAGGTGA